In Acidiferrobacteraceae bacterium, the genomic stretch GCAAGCTGTAGTGGCCATCGGACCGGGTGGTGTGAAATTGCAGATCGCCTTTCAAGTCGCCCATTTCGACCAGCTCCGGCAGGCGATCCTCAAGCGCCGCCTCGAGCTCGCCGCGGTCCTCACGCAGCTCCGGCGGGATAAAGGGCAGTCCCAGGGCCGCATACACCTCCTCCTCGCTGGCGCACAGCACCTCCGTGCCGTCCTGGCGCTTGAGCGCGTACTCGCTCAACGAGAACCCTCGATCCAGCGCCAGCGCGCGCAGGCTGATGTTGTGCGCCTGGCTGCCGGTGAAATACTGGAGCGCCGTGCCCCAGCGTGCGGGCTCCAGCACGCGCAGGTCGACTTGGAGCCCCTCGTGAGTGCGGATGGAGGTCTTGGTGGCGCCGCTGAGAAGCACATCCGACACCTGATCCAGCTCGCGGAAGCGGGCCATCACCGGCTCAGGGTCGTCGGAGGCCACCAGCAGGTCGAGGTCGCCCACCGTCTCGCGCATACGACGCAAGCTGCCGGCCGGCGCGGCCTGCACCACGCCCCCTACCTTCTGCAGCTCGGCCAGCATCGCGTAGGCCAGGGGCCAGGCCACGCCCAGCAGTGTGCGTCCGCTGCGCCGCTTGAGCGCCGCGATACCGTCCAGCACGTTCTGCTCACTCTTGGCCCCCATGCCGGGCAGCTCGCGCAGGCGTTCCTCCTGCGCCGCCTTTTCGAGCGCGTCGACGGTGGTGATACCAAGCTCCTTCCAAAAAAGCGCGGCCTTCTTGGGGCCGACGTCGGGAATCTGCAGCATCTCGACCACGCCGGCCGGCACCTGGGCCTGGAGCTTTTCGTAGGCCTCCAGGTGATCGGTGTCCAGCCATTCGTCGATCTTGGCCGCCAGCGTCTTGCCCACGCCGGGAATGTCCTCGAGCTCGCCCGCCTGGCTAATCTCCTCGATGGGGCGGCCCAGTGCGGCGACGTTCTCCGCCGCCCGCCGGTAGGCCATGATGCGGTGGTAACTCTCGCCCTGGATGGCCAGCATGTCGGCCATCGCGTCGAAAATATCGGATATTTCCCGTTTCTTCATTATCCCCTCCCGCTCTGATTATACTGCCATCCCTACCGCTTGACAATGGCGCATTTCGCTGCCGGATGAAAACTATGGGGACGGACGGTCGCGGGGCGGCCGTCCGTCCCCCAATTTCCCGTTTGCCCAGACAAATAGGCGACCCCGCTTGACAATGGCCCTCTGGTGGGATAAGATAATGGGGAGAAAGCCTACCTTCATCCATACCCCACTCAACCACATCCATACAAATTGCGCATTTACACCCCTCAACAGATTCGCCGCTGCCCGATCAGCGAGAAACGCACGAAATCGTATCACTCGAAAGACGT encodes the following:
- the polX gene encoding DNA polymerase/3'-5' exonuclease PolX; translation: MKKREISDIFDAMADMLAIQGESYHRIMAYRRAAENVAALGRPIEEISQAGELEDIPGVGKTLAAKIDEWLDTDHLEAYEKLQAQVPAGVVEMLQIPDVGPKKAALFWKELGITTVDALEKAAQEERLRELPGMGAKSEQNVLDGIAALKRRSGRTLLGVAWPLAYAMLAELQKVGGVVQAAPAGSLRRMRETVGDLDLLVASDDPEPVMARFRELDQVSDVLLSGATKTSIRTHEGLQVDLRVLEPARWGTALQYFTGSQAHNISLRALALDRGFSLSEYALKRQDGTEVLCASEEEVYAALGLPFIPPELREDRGELEAALEDRLPELVEMGDLKGDLQFHTTRSDGHYSLLEMAQAARDYGLAYALVTDHSHSLGVAGGQTIDDLRRQRAEIEEVNAKMGSTFRVLAGAEVEVHADGSLDFPDEVLAELDLVVAAVHTGLRQGREQFTARTLAAIRNPHVDVIAHPTGRFIDEREGADLDMDAVFRAAAKTGTALEVNAYPKRLDLRDAHVRRAIDLGVKLAINSDAHDVEGFHWLPFGVATARRGWARAADVVNAWNVEDLLAWAARGSER